One part of the Lytechinus pictus isolate F3 Inbred chromosome 3, Lp3.0, whole genome shotgun sequence genome encodes these proteins:
- the LOC129256525 gene encoding transcription factor SPT20 homolog, whose amino-acid sequence MKSLLAVCVVVALVAGIEARPRGSRPRQQRQWNPNQWNPNQWNPNQWNPNQWNPNQWNPNQWNPNQWNPNQWNPDQWNTDQWGQGQYDGDQQDGNEQQFEQQENTEEYQQEAQERQWEMQEQQQEMQEQQEMQEQQEMQEQQEMQEQPEMQEQPEQQEMQEQQEMQEMQEQQEMQEQQDMEEMQEQQELQDEEDQQAAANLQGPQAQTAQGGNTSEESDEDVEVSYSSPSDSNLSSGPFI is encoded by the exons ATGAAGTCTCTTCTTGCGGTGTGTGTGGTTGTTGCTCTAGTAGCGGGAATAgaag CTCGACCGCGCG GCTCAAGACCTCGTCAGCAGCGGCAGTGGAATCCTAACCAATGGAATCCTAATCAGTGGAACCCAAACCAATGGAATCCCAACCAGTGGAATCCCAACCAGTGGAATCCCAACCAGTGGAATCCCAACCAGTGGAACCCTAACCAGTGGAACCCCGACCAATGGAACACAGACCAATGGGGACAGGGTCAGTATGACGGAGACCAACAGGATGGCAATGAGCAACAGTTCGAGCAGCAGGAAAATACAGAAGAGTATCAGCAAGAGGCTCAGGAACGACAGTGGGAGATGCAAGAACAGCAGCAGGAGATGCAGGAGCAACAGGAAATGCAGGAGCAGCAGGAAATGCAGGAGCAACAGGAAATGCAGGAGCAGCCGGAAATGCAAGAGCAGCCGGAGCAACAGGAGATGCAAGAGCAGCAGGAGATGCAGGAGATGCAAGAGCAGCAGGAGATGCAGGAGCAACAGGACATGGAGGAAATGCAGGAGCAGCAGGAGTTACAGGATGAGGAGGACCAACAAGCCGCTGCGAACCTCCAGGGACCCCAGGCTCAGACGGCCCAAGGGGGTAACACATCCGAAGAATCAGACGAGGACGTCGAGGTTTCTTATAGTTCACCCAGTGATTCCAACCTCAGTTCCGGACCATTTATCTAG
- the LOC129256524 gene encoding agrin-like yields the protein MMIERTMIKHCLLLVCLFIGHRDVLGQRDCRQIRRRCPHGSRRGPVCDTYGRTWNSRCAILRAQCNDPYLYVQFAYAGNCVDQQMRQRQTNYPDSFASATHSSEEMSAEVILPTQPSIRGTTIMTIAPTNHANNPTLAPDGVMPYPCPLLCAPSTDQVCGSDGFTYDSVCHMRLEACRTRDRSLVVNYRGPCQCPEACPMVYEPVCAMSTRPGFPNQRTFTSQCEMQKDACRHSDKSMTMSYRGECVADLQGQCNFPCDPLYEPVCSTKNVTYRSQCELNRHKCITQDTTTDVAYIGACPHAPIRCPNLCKPSRDPHCGSDGVTYPSLCEYGVAACKDPTLRLRYKGPCVPGTADPCSRICDSFEDPVCGTDGQTYWNPCLLQLAYCNNPTITLAYRGICMGSTRSNRARNGHVKPYYTAYGSKNPYIGFP from the exons atgatgattgaacgCACCATGATTAAACATTGTCTTCTCTTAGTATGTCTGTTTATTGGTCATCGAGATGTCCTCGGACAAAGAG ATTGTCGACAAATTCGGCGACGATGCCCGCACGGTAGTCGGCGAGGCCCCGTTTGTGACACGTACGGTCGAACATGGAACAGTCGTTGCGCCATCTTGCGGGCACAATGCAACGATCCGTACCTCTACGTACAGTTTGCCTATGCGGGAAACTGTGTGGATCAACAAATGAGACAGAGGCAGACGAACTACCcag ATTCCTTTGCTTCAGCGACGCATAGCAGCGAGGAGATGAGTGCCGAGGTAATATTACCTACACAACCATCAATACGAGGgactacaatcatgacaatagcaccaactaatcatgctaata ATCCTACCCTCGCACCCGATGGGGTCATGCCTTACCCGTGCCCCCTCCTGTGTGCTCCGAGCACCGACCAGGTCTGCGGCAGCGACGGCTTTACCTACGACTCCGTGTGCCATATGAGGTTGGAGGCGTGCCGAACCCGTGATCGATCCCTGGTCGTCAACTACAGAGGACCTTGCCAATGCCCCGAGGCGTGCCCGATGGTCTATGAGCCAGTGTGTGCCATGAGCACAAGACCAGGCTTCCCGAATCAAAGGACTTTCACGTCCCAATGCGAGATGCAAAAGGACGCCTGTCGACATAGCGATAAGTCGATGACGATGTCTTATCGAGGAGAATGCGTCGCCGACTTGCAAG GACAGTGTAACTTCCCTTGTGACCCGCTCTACGAACCTGTGTGCAGCACCAAGAATGTGACATATCGAAGTCAATGTGAACTGAACCGTCATAAATGTATTACCCAGGATACGACAACAGATGTGGCTTACATAGGGGCATGTCCACATGCGCCTATAA gatgtCCGAACCTATGTAAACCATCTCGAGATCCTCACTGTGGCAGTGATGGGGTCACGTATCCTTCGTTGTGTGAGTACGGGGTAGCTGCTTGTAAAGACCCCACCCTGCGGCTCAGATACAAAGGACCCTGTGTACCTGGCACTGCAG ACCCCTGTTCTCGAATATGTGATAGTTTTGAAGACCCTGTATGCGGTACGGATGGACAGACTTACTGGAATCCGTGTCTTCTCCAGCTAGCCTACTGCAATAATCCAACAATCACGTTAGCCTACCGTGGGATATGTATGGGTTCTACCAGGAGTAATCGAGCCCGCAATGGTCATGTAAAACCAT actACACAGCTTATGGGTCCAAGAATCCATATATCGGATTCCCATGA
- the LOC129256523 gene encoding putative aldolase class 2 protein PA3430 isoform X2: protein MALIKGYLTSSFSLSGSTCAANYQKQASWLLSRWQSSVSNPNTKSAPMDQATREKANYEARVELALAYRAVHHYDLGEGICNHLTMRAPGRTTDDDVMLVVPYGLPWQKVTASSLIGLDFKTGEKVEGEGVVLESAVCIHIPIHEARYDKHGTIAVMHTHQPYVTALACLDEPAPFDETMCQNSMRFSGRIAYDFDYEVLAYEMEEGDRLAGALGDRDILIMGQHGLLTAGKRVCDAFDALYYMERAAQVQVLVRSTGAKSRSSPPHVVKEIASHDCYPYNAITHFESMYKLLEDEKPNFRE from the exons ATGGCCTTGATTAAAGGCTACCTAACATCGAGTTTCAG TTTAAGCGGAAGTACTTGTGCTGCAAACTATCAGAAACAAGCAAGTTGGTTGCTTTCAAGATGGCAATCATCGGTCTCCAATCCAAACACAAAGAG TGCTCCCATGGACCAGGCAACACGAGAAAAGGCTAACTACGAAGCAAGGGTGGAGCTTGCACTGGCATACAGAGCCGTTCATCACTACGATTTAGGAGAGGGTATCTGCAATCATCTCACAATGAGGGCCCCAGGAAGGACcaccgatgatgacgtcatgctGGTCGTGCCTTATGGGTTACCATGGCAAAAA GTGACGGCGTCTTCTCTGATCGGCCTAGATTTCAAGACAGGTGAAAAGGTTGAAGGGGAGGGCGTGGTCCTGGAGAGTGCCGTCTGCATCCACATCCCAATTCATGAGGCCAGATATGACAAACACGGGACCATCGCAGTCATGCATACACACCAACCTTACGTAACGGCTTTGG CTTGCCTTGACGAACCAGCTCCATTTGACGAAACTATGTGTCAGAACAGTATGCGATTCTCGGGTCGGATTGCCTATGATTTCGACTACGAAGTGCTAGCTTACGAGATGGAGGAAGGGGACAGATTAGCTGGGGCATTGGGAGATCGTGATATCTTGATAATGGGCCAGCATGGTCTTTTGACGGCTGGGAAGAGAGTCTGCGATGCGTTCGATGCTCTGTACTACATGGAAAGGGCTGCCCAAGTTCAG gtGCTGGTTCGGTCGACAGGTGCCAAGAGTCGATCATCACCGCCTCATGTCGTCAAGGAGATAGCATCTCACGACTGTTACCCATACAACGCCATCACACATTTCGAAAGCATGTATAAACTACTGGAAGATGAGAAACCAAACTTTAGAGAATGA
- the LOC129256523 gene encoding putative aldolase class 2 protein PA3430 isoform X1: MAAKILQKATSAILQRASFASLSGSTCAANYQKQASWLLSRWQSSVSNPNTKSAPMDQATREKANYEARVELALAYRAVHHYDLGEGICNHLTMRAPGRTTDDDVMLVVPYGLPWQKVTASSLIGLDFKTGEKVEGEGVVLESAVCIHIPIHEARYDKHGTIAVMHTHQPYVTALACLDEPAPFDETMCQNSMRFSGRIAYDFDYEVLAYEMEEGDRLAGALGDRDILIMGQHGLLTAGKRVCDAFDALYYMERAAQVQVLVRSTGAKSRSSPPHVVKEIASHDCYPYNAITHFESMYKLLEDEKPNFRE; the protein is encoded by the exons ATGGCTGCCAAAATCCTTCAAAAAGCGACATCCGCAATCCTACAGAGAGCATCGTTTGCAAG TTTAAGCGGAAGTACTTGTGCTGCAAACTATCAGAAACAAGCAAGTTGGTTGCTTTCAAGATGGCAATCATCGGTCTCCAATCCAAACACAAAGAG TGCTCCCATGGACCAGGCAACACGAGAAAAGGCTAACTACGAAGCAAGGGTGGAGCTTGCACTGGCATACAGAGCCGTTCATCACTACGATTTAGGAGAGGGTATCTGCAATCATCTCACAATGAGGGCCCCAGGAAGGACcaccgatgatgacgtcatgctGGTCGTGCCTTATGGGTTACCATGGCAAAAA GTGACGGCGTCTTCTCTGATCGGCCTAGATTTCAAGACAGGTGAAAAGGTTGAAGGGGAGGGCGTGGTCCTGGAGAGTGCCGTCTGCATCCACATCCCAATTCATGAGGCCAGATATGACAAACACGGGACCATCGCAGTCATGCATACACACCAACCTTACGTAACGGCTTTGG CTTGCCTTGACGAACCAGCTCCATTTGACGAAACTATGTGTCAGAACAGTATGCGATTCTCGGGTCGGATTGCCTATGATTTCGACTACGAAGTGCTAGCTTACGAGATGGAGGAAGGGGACAGATTAGCTGGGGCATTGGGAGATCGTGATATCTTGATAATGGGCCAGCATGGTCTTTTGACGGCTGGGAAGAGAGTCTGCGATGCGTTCGATGCTCTGTACTACATGGAAAGGGCTGCCCAAGTTCAG gtGCTGGTTCGGTCGACAGGTGCCAAGAGTCGATCATCACCGCCTCATGTCGTCAAGGAGATAGCATCTCACGACTGTTACCCATACAACGCCATCACACATTTCGAAAGCATGTATAAACTACTGGAAGATGAGAAACCAAACTTTAGAGAATGA